One segment of Thermus tengchongensis DNA contains the following:
- a CDS encoding YlxR family protein — translation MAKHVPIRMCVACRRRRPKGELLRILLMPEGLRLDPTGKLPGRGAYVCPDNPECWTEKKLRRFAGSRAKALSEALIALLGGTDGQSTHLPAG, via the coding sequence AGCATGTCCCCATCCGCATGTGCGTGGCGTGCCGCAGGAGGCGGCCCAAGGGGGAGCTTTTGCGGATCCTGCTCATGCCGGAGGGGCTTCGCCTGGACCCCACGGGAAAACTGCCGGGCAGGGGGGCTTATGTCTGCCCCGACAACCCCGAGTGCTGGACGGAAAAGAAACTCAGGCGCTTTGCCGGGAGCCGGGCGAAGGCTTTATCGGAAGCGCTCATCGCCCTTTTAGGAGGTACGGATGGCCAAAGTACGCATCTACCAGCTGGCTAA
- the infB gene encoding translation initiation factor IF-2, producing the protein MAKVRIYQLAKELGMTSEELLELLDQMGVPYKSHASTLSEEDAEAVRELVKEQRGLQEKLAEEERRKALPRRPPVVVIMGHVDHGKTTLLDYLRKSRIAEKEAGGITQHVGAFEVKTPQGTVVFIDTPGHEAFTTIRQRGAKVADLAVIVIAADDGIMPQTDEAIAHAKAAGARIIFALNKMDLPQADPERVKRQLMERGFVPEEYGGEAIVVPISAKTGQGVQDLLEMILLIAELEDYRADPNAEPKGVVLESKLDKQAGIIANMLVQEGTFRVGDYVVAGEVFGRIRAMMDADGNQRKEAGPGSAVQVLGFQELPQAGEVVEWVPDLEAAKEITEERKEERRAREEAERERRPRTMADLLRALQEEGKKEVNLILRADTQGSLEAIQHILAKESTEEVKINVLLAQVGAPTESDVLLAQTANAAILAFGVNPPGSVKKAAESKGVLLKTFRIIYDLIDEVRSMVKGQREPKFKEEVLGRAEVRAIFRLPGGKQVAGCMVTQGKVVRGAEVRVLRKGEEIWKGKMASLKRFKEDVREVAQGYECGIGLEGFDDFQEGDIIEVFQMVEVPA; encoded by the coding sequence ATGGCCAAAGTACGCATCTACCAGCTGGCTAAAGAGCTGGGCATGACCAGCGAGGAGCTCCTGGAGCTCCTAGACCAGATGGGAGTTCCCTACAAGTCCCACGCCTCCACCCTTTCCGAGGAGGATGCGGAGGCGGTGCGGGAACTGGTAAAAGAGCAGCGGGGCCTTCAGGAGAAGCTGGCGGAGGAGGAGCGCAGGAAAGCCCTACCCCGAAGGCCTCCCGTGGTGGTGATCATGGGCCACGTGGACCACGGGAAGACCACCCTCCTGGACTACCTGCGGAAAAGCCGCATCGCCGAGAAGGAAGCGGGGGGAATCACCCAGCACGTGGGTGCCTTTGAGGTGAAGACTCCCCAGGGCACGGTGGTTTTCATCGACACCCCGGGGCACGAGGCCTTCACCACCATAAGGCAACGGGGAGCCAAGGTGGCGGACCTCGCCGTCATCGTCATCGCTGCCGACGACGGGATCATGCCCCAAACGGACGAGGCCATCGCCCACGCCAAGGCCGCCGGGGCCAGGATCATCTTCGCCCTGAACAAGATGGACCTTCCCCAGGCCGACCCTGAGCGGGTCAAGCGCCAGCTCATGGAGCGGGGCTTTGTACCCGAAGAGTACGGCGGGGAGGCCATCGTGGTGCCCATCAGCGCCAAAACGGGCCAAGGGGTGCAGGACCTTTTGGAGATGATCCTCCTCATCGCCGAGCTGGAGGACTACCGGGCCGACCCGAACGCCGAGCCCAAAGGGGTTGTCCTCGAGTCCAAGCTGGACAAGCAAGCGGGCATTATCGCCAACATGCTGGTCCAGGAGGGCACCTTCCGGGTGGGGGATTACGTGGTGGCCGGGGAGGTCTTTGGCCGCATCCGGGCCATGATGGACGCCGACGGCAACCAGCGCAAGGAGGCGGGCCCGGGGAGCGCCGTGCAGGTTTTGGGCTTCCAGGAGCTACCCCAAGCGGGGGAGGTGGTGGAGTGGGTGCCGGACCTCGAGGCGGCCAAAGAGATCACCGAGGAGCGCAAGGAGGAGCGAAGGGCCCGGGAGGAAGCAGAGCGGGAGCGCCGCCCCAGGACCATGGCGGACCTCCTCCGCGCCCTCCAGGAGGAGGGGAAGAAGGAGGTGAACCTGATCCTGCGGGCGGACACCCAGGGCTCCCTGGAGGCCATCCAGCACATTCTGGCCAAGGAAAGCACCGAGGAGGTGAAGATCAACGTCCTCTTGGCCCAGGTGGGGGCCCCTACCGAATCCGATGTCCTCCTGGCGCAGACCGCCAACGCCGCCATTCTGGCCTTTGGGGTGAACCCACCAGGCTCGGTGAAGAAGGCGGCGGAAAGCAAGGGGGTTCTCCTCAAAACCTTCCGCATCATCTATGACCTCATCGACGAGGTCCGGTCCATGGTCAAAGGGCAGCGGGAACCCAAGTTCAAGGAGGAGGTCCTGGGCCGGGCCGAGGTGCGGGCCATCTTCCGCCTGCCCGGGGGCAAGCAGGTGGCGGGATGCATGGTCACCCAGGGCAAGGTGGTGCGCGGCGCCGAGGTGAGGGTGTTGCGCAAGGGCGAGGAAATCTGGAAGGGGAAAATGGCCAGCCTCAAGCGCTTCAAGGAGGACGTGCGGGAGGTGGCCCAGGGCTACGAGTGCGGCATCGGCCTCGAGGGGTTCGACGACTTCCAAGAAGGGGATATCATAGAGGTTTTCCAGATGGTGGAGGTGCCGGCGTAG